The Corylus avellana chromosome ca8, CavTom2PMs-1.0 genome has a segment encoding these proteins:
- the LOC132189552 gene encoding ricin B-like lectin EULS3, whose amino-acid sequence MCLNFPCFPFRRRQTFRVFSKADPTYSVTIRDGRVILARSDPSDELQHWYKEDYGTRVNDVNGFPSFALVNKATGQAMKHAIGDTHPVQLKSYSSAESADVLDESILWTEANDELGEGFRAIRMAHNTGLNVDAFVGEEKSGGGSVRDGTTVGLWQWHGGDNQIWKIIPY is encoded by the coding sequence atgtgCCTGAATTTTCCCTGCTTCCCATTTAGGCGGAGGCAGACTTTCAGGGTGTTCTCGAAGGCGGACCCCACCTACTCCGTCACAATCCGAGACGGCCGCGTCATTCTCGCGAGATCTGATCCGTCAGATGAGTTGCAGCACTGGTACAAAGAAGACTACGGCACAAGAGTGAATGACGTAAACGGGTTTCCAAGCTTTGCTCTTGTTAACAAAGCCACCGGTCAGGCAATGAAGCACGCCATTGGAGACACTCATCCTGTGCAGCTGAAATCTTACAGTAGTGCTGAATCTGCTGATGTTCTTGACGAGTCCATCCTGTGGACTGAGGCCAATGATGAGTTGGGTGAAGGCTTCCGAGCTATAAGAATGGCGCATAACACTGGACTGAATGTGGATGCTTTTGTTGGCGAAGAGAAATCCGGAGGTGGTTCTGTGCGTGATGGCACTACTGTAGGGCTGTGGCAGTGGCACGGCGGGGATAACCAGATTTGGAAGATCATACCCTACTGA